One window of Thermacetogenium phaeum DSM 12270 genomic DNA carries:
- a CDS encoding sugar phosphate nucleotidyltransferase, with the protein MIMAGGEGSRLRPLTCALPKPMVPIVNRPCMEYIVNLLRRHGIRDIAVTLQYLPEEIRSYFGDGGDFGVNLVYFTEDTPLGTAGSVKNAASFLDETFIVISGDALTDCQLEKAAAFHRERKALATLVLTSVPCPLEYGVVIADREGRITRFLEKPGWGEVFSDTVNTGIYILEPEILDYIEENRMVDFSKDLYPRLLAEEMGLYAFVMEDYWCDIGNVEQYLQAQFDILEKKGILLPLPGTEIRPGVWVGRNTRIDPAAKTIPPVVIGDDCSVGPGARVGPAVVLGKGVRVGRMASLKRSVIWDHAWIGERAELRGAIVGKGGRVLSGARLFEGAVVGDRTVIGEDSELKAGVKVWPGKWVEKGARLSNSLVWGNCGRARIFGSKGITGELFTEITPDFACRIGMAAGSGVKASGRFAIGSDGQPDTLMIKNAVLSGLMSTGLQVIDLGKVTFPVIRYGVRAFDLKGGLHICRRGRGKISIRFLNQCGAEYSRDEQRKVEGLLGREEYRLTSPEAVLPVEYLPDAARSYINYLLGFFDRELTGRSRIKIVIDYDPDRLGSLVADLFDALGCEVITLATPRNQDRTFAEMLKTAELFGDVVRVEGADFGAVLDAGGEEVIIVDEKGRIIGEEALDALLSLIVLNANNRRTVLALPVTVPESVVEMARDRGAEVKRTKTAPWALMQAFLDEDVLVSQRRCPQFLLYGDALAVLASLVEFLAQEGKPLSQVLMEMPGFTTVRKNVEVGWDAKGKVLRRLVEDVGERRLDTDEGIKVQHPEGWALVLPDADEPLCRVYCEAFNQEVAESLSEMYVQKIRDLCGDGRASD; encoded by the coding sequence GTGATTATGGCCGGAGGCGAAGGCTCGCGACTGCGCCCGCTCACCTGTGCGCTTCCCAAACCGATGGTGCCGATTGTGAACCGTCCCTGTATGGAGTATATCGTTAATCTCTTGCGCCGGCACGGCATCCGCGATATCGCCGTCACCCTTCAATACCTCCCGGAGGAGATCCGCTCCTACTTTGGGGACGGTGGGGACTTCGGCGTAAATCTGGTCTATTTTACGGAAGACACCCCCTTGGGGACGGCGGGGAGCGTCAAGAATGCAGCCTCCTTTCTTGATGAGACGTTTATCGTCATCAGCGGGGATGCCCTGACCGACTGTCAGCTGGAGAAGGCGGCGGCCTTTCACAGAGAGAGGAAGGCTCTGGCCACCCTGGTTTTGACCTCAGTGCCCTGCCCACTGGAGTACGGGGTCGTCATCGCCGACCGGGAGGGGCGAATAACGCGATTTTTAGAAAAACCGGGGTGGGGAGAAGTCTTCAGCGACACCGTTAACACCGGCATTTATATCCTGGAGCCGGAAATCCTGGACTATATCGAGGAGAACAGGATGGTGGACTTTTCCAAGGATCTTTACCCTCGCCTGCTGGCGGAGGAGATGGGACTCTACGCCTTTGTGATGGAGGACTATTGGTGCGACATCGGAAATGTGGAGCAGTATTTGCAGGCGCAGTTTGACATTCTCGAGAAGAAGGGGATATTGCTTCCGCTCCCCGGCACGGAGATCCGGCCGGGTGTCTGGGTAGGCCGCAACACCCGTATCGATCCGGCGGCGAAGACGATTCCTCCCGTAGTCATCGGGGACGACTGTTCGGTTGGTCCGGGCGCCAGAGTGGGGCCTGCGGTAGTCTTGGGAAAAGGTGTTAGAGTCGGCAGGATGGCTTCTTTAAAGCGGAGCGTCATTTGGGACCATGCCTGGATCGGGGAGAGGGCGGAACTGCGCGGCGCCATTGTCGGGAAAGGAGGGCGCGTCCTCTCCGGAGCTAGGCTTTTCGAGGGTGCGGTGGTCGGGGATCGCACTGTGATAGGCGAAGATAGCGAACTCAAGGCCGGCGTCAAGGTCTGGCCCGGTAAATGGGTGGAAAAGGGGGCCAGATTGTCCAACAGCCTCGTCTGGGGAAACTGCGGGAGGGCGCGCATTTTCGGCAGCAAGGGAATTACCGGCGAGTTGTTTACCGAGATCACTCCGGATTTCGCCTGTCGCATCGGGATGGCGGCTGGCTCCGGTGTCAAAGCGTCAGGACGCTTTGCCATTGGTAGTGACGGTCAGCCCGACACTCTGATGATAAAAAATGCCGTGCTCTCCGGTTTGATGAGTACGGGACTGCAGGTTATTGATCTGGGGAAGGTGACTTTTCCGGTCATACGCTACGGGGTCCGCGCCTTTGATCTTAAAGGGGGGCTACACATTTGCCGGAGAGGAAGGGGAAAGATCAGCATTCGCTTTCTGAATCAATGCGGTGCGGAATATTCCCGGGATGAACAGCGGAAGGTGGAGGGTTTGCTCGGCCGCGAGGAATACCGTCTGACCTCCCCTGAGGCCGTCCTCCCTGTTGAATACCTCCCCGATGCGGCGAGATCCTACATCAATTACCTGTTGGGATTCTTCGACCGCGAATTAACAGGGAGGTCCCGCATCAAAATTGTGATCGATTATGATCCGGACCGGCTGGGTTCCCTTGTAGCCGATCTGTTCGATGCCCTCGGCTGCGAGGTGATCACCTTAGCCACACCCCGCAATCAGGACCGGACCTTTGCGGAGATGCTGAAGACGGCGGAACTCTTTGGGGATGTCGTACGGGTTGAGGGGGCGGATTTCGGGGCGGTTTTGGATGCAGGGGGGGAAGAGGTGATCATCGTCGACGAAAAAGGTAGGATTATCGGTGAGGAGGCTCTGGATGCCCTCCTCTCCTTAATCGTTTTGAATGCCAACAACCGGCGCACCGTCCTGGCCCTGCCGGTTACCGTTCCGGAGTCTGTGGTGGAAATGGCCAGAGACCGGGGTGCAGAGGTGAAGCGCACCAAAACCGCTCCTTGGGCCTTAATGCAGGCGTTCCTGGATGAGGATGTTCTTGTTTCCCAGCGGCGCTGCCCTCAGTTTCTGCTCTACGGGGATGCCCTGGCGGTCCTGGCATCGCTGGTGGAATTCCTGGCGCAGGAGGGGAAACCGCTCTCTCAAGTGTTGATGGAGATGCCCGGCTTCACCACTGTCAGGAAGAATGTAGAGGTCGGCTGGGATGCCAAGGGAAAGGTACTGCGCCGCCTGGTGGAGGACGTAGGGGAGCGAAGGCTGGATACCGATGAAGGGATCAAGGTGCAGCATCCGGAAGGTTGGGCGCTGGTGCTGCCCGATGCCGATGAGCCCTTATGCCGGGTTTACTGCGAGGCCTTTAACCAGGAAGTGGCCGAATCGCTGTCGGAGATGTATGTGCAGAAAATCCGCGACCTGTGTGGGGACGGAAGAGCGTCAGACTAG
- a CDS encoding cobalamin B12-binding domain-containing protein — translation MPGDLTDLAKYIRELDQDQVLKAVDKHLGDGVSPMAVVGALQKGMAEVGEAFAKGEVFLSELIMCGEIMKQVMEKLEPLLVGENPEYKGTVVIGTVKGDIHDLGKNIVIMLLKGAGYNVIDLGVDVPEQKFIEALKESKAPLVGMSVMLTACQDAMKETIKAIKDAGLHDVKVLIGGNYVDEKVKEYCGADYFGTSADVAVKVADEVCAG, via the coding sequence ATGCCCGGCGACTTAACAGATCTTGCCAAGTACATCCGTGAACTCGATCAAGATCAGGTTTTGAAAGCTGTTGACAAGCATTTGGGAGACGGTGTCAGCCCGATGGCGGTTGTCGGAGCTTTACAAAAAGGGATGGCCGAGGTAGGAGAAGCTTTTGCCAAGGGCGAGGTATTTTTAAGTGAGTTGATAATGTGCGGGGAGATTATGAAGCAGGTCATGGAGAAGCTGGAGCCACTCCTGGTCGGGGAGAATCCAGAATATAAGGGAACTGTGGTGATCGGCACCGTCAAGGGTGACATTCATGACCTGGGCAAGAATATCGTCATCATGCTGCTCAAAGGAGCAGGCTACAATGTGATCGACCTTGGGGTTGATGTCCCGGAGCAGAAGTTCATCGAGGCTTTGAAGGAGTCCAAGGCGCCTCTTGTGGGTATGAGCGTGATGCTGACGGCATGTCAGGACGCGATGAAAGAGACCATCAAGGCGATCAAGGATGCCGGACTGCATGACGTTAAGGTTCTCATCGGCGGCAATTACGTGGATGAAAAGGTGAAGGAGTACTGCGGAGCGGACTACTTCGGTACGAGTGCCGATGTGGCCGTTAAGGTTGCCGACGAAGTGTGTGCCGGATAA
- the hcp gene encoding hydroxylamine reductase, with translation MFCYQCEQTAGGTGCTRSGVCGKNEDLAGLQDTLLIALKGIAAYAYHARELGFSDEQVDAFIAEALFSTLTNVNFNLESHLALLLKAGEINLRVMKLLDQAHTERFGTPEPTEVMVGTKAGPGILVTGHDILDLYELLRQTEGKGINVYTHGEMLPALAYPELKKFPHLVGNYGTAWQNQRKEFEEFSGAILGTTNCVLLPRESYKDRLFTCGVADLPGVIHIQGRNFAPVIEKALTLPPLPDNQVAQTVTGFHHQVVLGLADKVIAAVKAGKIRHFFLVGGCDGIKQARSYYTEFVRKLPKDCVIITLGCCKFRFNYLELGEIEGIPRLLDMGQCNNAYSAIQVALALAEAFNCGVNELPLSLVLSWFEQKAVAILLTLLHLGIKNIRIGPSLPAFITPNVLKMLQDQFSIQPISTPEEDIKAILG, from the coding sequence ATGTTTTGTTATCAGTGTGAACAGACTGCAGGTGGAACCGGGTGCACCAGGTCGGGAGTGTGCGGGAAAAATGAGGATCTCGCCGGTCTCCAGGATACCCTGTTGATTGCTCTCAAAGGAATAGCTGCTTATGCATACCACGCGAGGGAGTTGGGATTTTCTGACGAGCAAGTTGACGCCTTCATTGCCGAAGCCCTGTTTTCAACCCTGACCAATGTCAACTTTAACCTCGAAAGCCATCTGGCACTTCTATTGAAGGCCGGGGAGATAAACCTCCGGGTCATGAAGCTGCTGGATCAGGCCCACACAGAACGCTTCGGAACACCGGAACCCACCGAGGTAATGGTGGGAACGAAGGCCGGGCCGGGCATTCTGGTGACAGGGCACGACATCCTGGACCTCTATGAACTCCTTAGACAGACTGAAGGGAAGGGCATCAATGTTTATACGCACGGGGAGATGCTACCGGCCCTGGCCTATCCAGAGCTGAAGAAGTTCCCTCACCTGGTGGGGAATTACGGAACGGCCTGGCAGAACCAGCGCAAAGAATTCGAAGAATTTTCCGGTGCCATTCTGGGAACTACCAACTGCGTGCTTCTTCCCAGAGAATCATACAAAGATCGCCTGTTTACTTGCGGTGTCGCCGATCTTCCCGGCGTGATCCACATCCAGGGCCGCAATTTCGCTCCGGTAATCGAGAAGGCGCTGACACTCCCACCCTTGCCGGATAACCAGGTTGCCCAAACGGTCACCGGTTTTCATCACCAGGTTGTACTCGGTCTGGCCGACAAGGTGATCGCAGCAGTCAAAGCGGGTAAGATCCGCCACTTCTTCCTGGTTGGCGGGTGCGACGGCATCAAGCAGGCAAGGAGCTATTACACCGAATTCGTCCGGAAGCTGCCTAAGGACTGCGTGATCATCACCCTCGGTTGCTGCAAATTCCGCTTCAACTATCTCGAACTGGGCGAAATCGAGGGAATCCCCCGGCTCCTGGATATGGGACAGTGCAACAACGCCTACTCGGCCATCCAGGTGGCTCTGGCCCTGGCTGAGGCCTTCAACTGTGGAGTAAACGAGCTGCCTCTGAGCCTGGTGCTTTCCTGGTTCGAACAGAAGGCGGTGGCCATCCTGCTGACCCTGCTGCACCTTGGCATCAAAAACATCCGGATCGGCCCGAGCCTTCCCGCTTTCATCACACCCAATGTATTGAAGATGCTTCAGGATCAATTCAGTATCCAGCCGATCAGCACACCGGAAGAAGATATTAAGGCCATCCTCGGATAA
- a CDS encoding uroporphyrinogen decarboxylase family protein: MTDTERLYQERLKRYLTAMDCGKPDRVPIRLFVSEFAAKSAGFTLQEIYYQVDKNIEAVNRFLEEYDVDVAPTTPSLWWASLHDAVGARYLKFAGRDLDENKQFQFIEDAYMQPDDYDSFIANPTKWILTSFLPRIHKEFSEPGSYRANLALIKGAAAMAMYNGQTGQAAEVWAKKYGRPPGMTGMTKAPFDTLGDVLRGLNGIMMDIHLRPDKVLAATEMLVEHNIYYAMATSQGDTQFPAFMPLHRGSYPFLNPEQWDKFYWPTLKKVIEGLWARGKRTLFYAEGNWTPYLERIAELPDKSIVFHVDMTDMAKAKKVLGGRFCLSGNVPNTLLAYGKPEEVRDYCKKLIDEYAADGGFIIDAGGVIQADAKEENIRALIEAAREYGVYK, from the coding sequence ATGACTGATACTGAGAGGCTTTATCAGGAGAGGCTTAAGCGTTATCTGACAGCGATGGATTGCGGCAAGCCTGATAGAGTTCCGATCAGGCTGTTTGTCTCGGAGTTTGCGGCCAAATCTGCAGGATTTACTCTTCAAGAGATCTACTATCAGGTCGATAAGAACATTGAAGCCGTTAACAGATTTTTGGAGGAATATGACGTAGATGTTGCCCCGACGACTCCCAGCCTCTGGTGGGCTTCCCTCCACGATGCTGTCGGTGCCAGATACCTCAAGTTTGCCGGACGGGATCTGGATGAAAATAAGCAGTTCCAGTTTATAGAGGACGCCTATATGCAGCCTGATGATTATGATTCCTTTATTGCCAACCCCACCAAGTGGATTTTGACCTCCTTTCTCCCTCGCATCCATAAAGAATTTAGCGAACCCGGATCTTACCGTGCTAATTTGGCCCTCATCAAAGGGGCGGCCGCTATGGCCATGTACAACGGCCAGACAGGTCAGGCGGCTGAGGTATGGGCTAAGAAGTACGGCAGGCCGCCCGGCATGACGGGCATGACCAAGGCTCCCTTCGACACCCTCGGAGATGTGCTGCGCGGTTTGAACGGTATTATGATGGACATCCATCTGCGCCCCGACAAAGTCCTCGCAGCTACAGAGATGTTGGTAGAGCACAACATCTACTATGCCATGGCCACCTCACAGGGTGATACTCAATTCCCCGCTTTCATGCCTCTGCACCGCGGGAGCTATCCCTTCTTGAATCCTGAGCAGTGGGACAAGTTCTATTGGCCGACCCTGAAAAAGGTGATCGAGGGACTCTGGGCTCGCGGGAAGCGGACGCTTTTCTATGCTGAGGGGAACTGGACGCCCTATCTGGAGAGGATCGCCGAGCTCCCGGATAAGAGTATTGTTTTCCATGTGGATATGACCGATATGGCAAAGGCCAAGAAGGTGTTGGGAGGAAGATTCTGCCTGAGCGGAAATGTGCCCAATACCCTGCTGGCCTATGGAAAGCCCGAAGAGGTGCGCGATTACTGCAAGAAGCTGATCGATGAGTACGCTGCCGACGGTGGGTTTATCATTGATGCGGGCGGCGTCATTCAGGCGGATGCCAAAGAGGAGAATATCAGAGCTTTGATCGAAGCGGCGAGAGAGTACGGGGTTTATAAATAA
- a CDS encoding RrF2 family transcriptional regulator, protein MEIIRRNTEYGIRALLHLALHRQSMVTAGEIAEQQDVPIDFLQKILQKFVKAGMVDSYRGAQGGFSLAKEPQEISVLEVLEILQGKLAVNKCFLGENNGCPRSSECPLKYNWLQLQQKIEAFLKDITLQDLVDQWLGSDDPKGVEEKH, encoded by the coding sequence ATGGAAATTATCAGGCGCAATACTGAATACGGTATTAGAGCCTTATTGCACCTGGCCCTCCATCGTCAGTCCATGGTGACTGCCGGTGAAATCGCCGAACAACAGGACGTGCCGATTGATTTTTTGCAGAAAATCCTTCAAAAGTTCGTGAAAGCCGGCATGGTAGATTCCTATCGTGGTGCCCAAGGCGGGTTTTCTCTGGCAAAAGAACCCCAAGAGATCAGCGTGCTGGAAGTGCTGGAAATATTACAGGGAAAACTGGCCGTTAACAAGTGTTTTCTGGGTGAAAACAACGGCTGCCCCCGGTCGTCCGAATGCCCTTTAAAGTATAACTGGCTGCAGTTGCAGCAAAAGATCGAAGCCTTTCTGAAGGACATTACCCTGCAAGACCTGGTCGACCAGTGGCTAGGCAGCGATGACCCGAAGGGGGTGGAAGAAAAGCATTGA